The proteins below are encoded in one region of bacterium:
- a CDS encoding redoxin domain-containing protein: protein MISYRLSVAVLAAFVGLSCTVQAATLHLPGTPSTMEVRSVFNQKTLFLNLSEVAGRLGVTVKRDTSAGVIVLCSPQACVPVFEQDEAEVQKKDSVLFVRTDEVAAALGCSFNVKKKTDVTLTCNGGLPQGPVGAQVGDMAPGFRLPVDTVSTMSLAERLQQRPLLVVFFRNGDWDPFSKLLLNLLQTHLDSVRALGYDLVAIHGYEAKTAMKWTKDLGLSYPLLSDQYSAVFRAYDVFDRGHFPLPSVFAIDRSGHIRMRYMFDLSAAPDMSAILQTLKR, encoded by the coding sequence ATGATCAGCTATCGTCTCTCTGTCGCTGTTTTGGCGGCTTTTGTGGGTCTTTCGTGCACCGTGCAGGCGGCTACTTTGCACCTCCCCGGTACTCCTTCGACTATGGAAGTGCGGTCGGTGTTTAATCAGAAGACGCTGTTTCTGAATCTTTCCGAGGTGGCGGGCAGGTTGGGGGTGACGGTGAAGCGGGACACGTCCGCGGGGGTGATTGTGTTGTGTTCGCCGCAGGCCTGTGTGCCGGTATTCGAGCAGGACGAGGCGGAGGTGCAAAAGAAGGACAGTGTGCTGTTTGTGCGAACGGACGAAGTTGCTGCCGCGCTGGGGTGCAGTTTCAATGTCAAGAAGAAGACCGATGTGACCCTGACTTGCAACGGCGGTTTGCCGCAGGGGCCGGTGGGAGCACAGGTGGGAGATATGGCTCCGGGTTTCCGACTGCCAGTGGATACAGTGAGCACCATGAGCCTTGCCGAACGGCTGCAACAGCGGCCCCTGCTGGTGGTGTTCTTCCGCAATGGAGACTGGGACCCTTTCAGCAAGCTGCTACTGAACCTGCTGCAGACCCATCTCGATTCGGTACGGGCGCTCGGTTATGATTTGGTGGCGATTCACGGGTATGAAGCCAAGACCGCGATGAAGTGGACAAAGGATCTGGGCCTCAGCTATCCCCTGCTCTCAGACCAGTACTCGGCAGTGTTCCGTGCCTATGATGTCTTTGACCGCGGGCACTTCCCGCTGCCATCGGTCTTTGCCATAGACCGCAGCGGGCACATCCGAATGCGCTACATGTTTGATTTGAGCGCAGCGCCGGACATGAGCGCCATCTTGCAAACGCTGAAACGCTGA
- a CDS encoding NADP-dependent oxidoreductase, which produces MKAAQISEYGHADVVEVMETPEPRVKPGQVLLEVHASSINPIDSKLREGSVTWAKGLKLPVTLGSDVAGIVQELGDGVSRVKVGDRVYGSAGALGGASGALAEFAVTPAESIARMPRNLDFPEAAAIALTGTSALQAFTEHFKLKRGDKILIHGGAGGIGTVAIQIARNIGAFVASTATGDGVDYVKSLGADQVIDYKQEDFDAVLKDFDAVFDTIGGDTYKRSFKVLKKGGVIVSMLIPPDPNLMKQYGVTAISEQTKVNTEHLDALTKLIEGGVVTVHIDQTYPLNRIQEAFQAKDSGQAHGKISVVIKK; this is translated from the coding sequence ATGAAAGCCGCTCAGATTAGCGAATATGGCCACGCCGATGTCGTGGAGGTGATGGAAACTCCGGAACCGCGTGTCAAGCCCGGACAGGTGTTGCTTGAAGTGCATGCGTCCAGCATTAATCCGATTGACTCCAAGCTGCGCGAAGGCAGCGTGACGTGGGCCAAAGGGCTGAAACTGCCTGTTACCCTCGGGTCGGATGTCGCGGGGATCGTGCAGGAACTCGGCGACGGCGTCAGCCGCGTGAAGGTCGGAGACCGCGTCTATGGCTCGGCAGGTGCGCTGGGCGGAGCCAGTGGCGCTCTGGCGGAATTTGCAGTCACTCCCGCTGAGTCCATCGCCCGCATGCCACGCAATCTGGACTTCCCCGAAGCCGCCGCCATTGCACTCACCGGCACCAGTGCTCTGCAAGCCTTTACCGAGCATTTCAAACTCAAGCGCGGCGACAAGATTCTGATTCACGGCGGCGCGGGCGGCATCGGCACAGTGGCCATCCAAATCGCCAGAAACATCGGTGCCTTTGTCGCATCCACCGCCACCGGGGACGGCGTGGACTATGTTAAATCTCTCGGCGCCGATCAGGTGATCGACTACAAGCAAGAGGATTTCGACGCCGTGCTCAAAGACTTCGATGCCGTGTTTGATACCATCGGCGGCGACACCTACAAACGCTCCTTCAAGGTGCTGAAAAAGGGCGGCGTCATCGTCTCCATGCTCATACCGCCCGATCCGAACCTGATGAAGCAGTACGGCGTGACCGCCATCTCCGAACAGACCAAAGTCAACACCGAACACCTCGATGCCCTGACCAAACTGATCGAAGGCGGAGTCGTCACCGTGCACATCGACCAGACCTATCCCCTGAACCGCATTCAGGAAGCCTTCCAGGCCAAAGATTCCGGCCAGGCCCACGGCAAAATCTCCGTCGTCATCAAGAAATAG
- a CDS encoding T9SS type A sorting domain-containing protein, whose amino-acid sequence MKRTWIGLLGLVLLVGGVCFGGSPLPQTDFFVQNEGQWEGAFAFKYEGRGAAYFLTESGMTMDLHEDPLLTSPTKWGKDFSRSRDAEADKGLKPLAPAVRGHILRLSYVNANPTPILTGEDKLPSYSNYFLSKDSCKWRSRVGHYRSVTAQDVWPGIDVQYRIAPQGIETVYHVHPGADPTQIQLSYEGQDAPLAVDANGSLLLSTSLGTVKEQTPFAYQNINHTQVEISCRYELTADGSYRFVLGAYDATKEVVIDPELVYSTYWGTGNEMQIGGAGTLVTDSANNPILSGDTFAGDFPTTPGSYENQFAGHFGFISKFAADGRSLIFSTYFPGAIPSLCIDFDQSLVIVDQVVRGWPVTSNGFDTTSNGRSDLALAALSADGSTLLWGSYWGGSGDDYKQDFSLSTDGILWVSTVTESSDFPLTVNALYSQGEGSGGYAVAAFDLRHMNVVFSSFFHAGIRGSGNVWISVTALANRAAWICGIADTMGVLAVTPDALCPRFVPPVGNFFARVRLDDPPTLEYASYFGGQDSLSTGTLHRVIALDSDHVLLEGSVDGSAVGFTMPPGGFQATPRGERDAFLVEVTLPDSMLAGTFIGGAGSETVTCTVVEQRTGSIILWGCTLSDDFPITPNAFQRSHHGMPADYFLSRISPDLSTLRYSTFIGGSDRDWAPCLANVRDLAYVWAGGYTYSSDFPTTPDAIMPPAPGVWPVLVRFDLRDSADVVKPSVIVPPASFSLSAFPNPFNPTTTLSFTLPAPSEVTLEVFDVLGRCVYQKEMGRMNAGEQRYRFEGSELSSGVYFAKVQAGNASQVRKMVLLK is encoded by the coding sequence ATGAAACGCACATGGATTGGGTTGTTGGGACTGGTGTTGTTGGTCGGAGGAGTCTGCTTTGGCGGATCACCCTTGCCGCAGACGGATTTCTTTGTCCAAAATGAAGGGCAGTGGGAAGGGGCCTTTGCCTTCAAGTATGAGGGGAGGGGGGCAGCGTATTTTTTGACGGAGTCGGGGATGACGATGGATTTGCATGAAGACCCCCTTCTAACTTCCCCCACGAAGTGGGGGAAGGACTTCAGCCGTAGCCGTGATGCAGAGGCAGACAAGGGGCTAAAGCCCCTTGCCCCGGCGGTGCGTGGCCACATCCTCCGCCTATCATATGTCAACGCCAACCCCACCCCCATCCTGACTGGCGAAGACAAACTCCCCAGTTACAGCAACTACTTCCTGTCCAAGGATAGCTGTAAATGGCGCAGCCGCGTGGGACACTACCGCAGCGTGACTGCCCAAGACGTCTGGCCGGGGATTGATGTCCAATACCGCATTGCACCTCAAGGCATCGAAACCGTCTATCACGTCCACCCCGGGGCTGATCCCACACAGATTCAGCTAAGCTACGAAGGCCAGGATGCCCCCTTAGCCGTAGATGCAAACGGCAGTTTGCTCTTGTCTACGTCGCTGGGCACCGTCAAGGAACAGACCCCCTTTGCCTATCAAAATATCAATCACACTCAGGTTGAAATTTCCTGCCGCTATGAGTTGACCGCGGATGGCAGCTACCGCTTTGTGTTGGGGGCTTATGACGCGACCAAGGAAGTAGTGATTGATCCGGAGCTGGTGTATAGTACCTATTGGGGGACAGGGAATGAAATGCAGATCGGAGGAGCGGGGACATTGGTCACAGATTCGGCCAACAATCCCATTCTTTCCGGCGACACCTTTGCCGGTGATTTTCCCACAACGCCGGGATCGTATGAAAACCAGTTTGCTGGTCACTTTGGCTTCATCAGCAAGTTCGCCGCCGACGGAAGATCATTAATCTTCTCAACCTATTTCCCCGGTGCGATTCCCTCCTTGTGCATTGATTTTGACCAGTCGCTCGTAATTGTTGATCAGGTTGTAAGGGGTTGGCCGGTCACATCAAATGGGTTTGACACGACATCCAATGGTCGAAGCGATTTGGCACTTGCCGCTTTGTCTGCGGACGGCAGCACGCTCTTGTGGGGGTCATATTGGGGTGGAAGCGGTGATGACTACAAGCAAGACTTCAGCCTTAGCACTGACGGCATTCTGTGGGTAAGTACTGTAACCGAATCGTCGGATTTTCCGTTGACGGTCAATGCACTTTATTCACAGGGGGAAGGTTCCGGTGGCTATGCAGTGGCGGCCTTCGACTTGCGACATATGAATGTGGTGTTCTCCTCGTTCTTTCATGCAGGTATCCGCGGCTCGGGCAATGTCTGGATTTCTGTGACTGCACTTGCAAACAGAGCGGCGTGGATTTGTGGTATTGCCGACACCATGGGAGTTTTGGCAGTGACCCCCGATGCACTATGTCCAAGATTCGTTCCGCCGGTGGGAAATTTCTTTGCGCGTGTCCGCCTCGATGACCCGCCAACCCTTGAGTATGCGTCTTACTTTGGTGGTCAGGATTCTTTGAGTACTGGAACGCTCCATCGCGTGATCGCTTTGGATAGCGATCACGTTTTGCTGGAAGGCTCCGTGGACGGCAGCGCTGTTGGCTTCACTATGCCACCGGGCGGCTTTCAGGCAACTCCGCGCGGCGAGCGGGATGCTTTTCTGGTCGAGGTCACTCTCCCAGACTCAATGCTGGCTGGCACGTTCATAGGCGGAGCTGGCTCGGAGACCGTTACATGCACCGTCGTGGAACAACGCACCGGATCAATTATCCTCTGGGGCTGCACGCTCAGTGATGATTTCCCGATAACACCGAATGCCTTCCAGCGAAGTCACCATGGCATGCCAGCCGACTATTTTCTGTCCCGGATATCTCCTGACCTGTCAACATTACGTTACAGCACCTTTATAGGCGGTTCGGATCGTGACTGGGCTCCTTGCTTGGCGAACGTCCGAGACTTGGCCTACGTGTGGGCTGGCGGTTACACTTATTCATCAGATTTTCCAACAACACCCGATGCAATCATGCCTCCCGCACCGGGCGTATGGCCGGTGCTTGTTCGTTTTGACCTGCGGGATTCGGCGGACGTGGTCAAACCATCCGTCATCGTTCCACCTGCATCCTTCAGCCTTTCCGCCTTCCCCAACCCCTTCAACCCCACCACGACGCTTTCCTTCACGCTGCCAGCACCGTCCGAGGTGACGCTGGAGGTGTTTGATGTGCTGGGGCGGTGTGTGTATCAGAAGGAAATGGGAAGGATGAACGCGGGGGAGCAGCGGTATCGGTTTGAGGGATCGGAGCTATCCTCGGGGGTTTACTTCGCAAAGGTGCAGGCGGGGAATGCTTCGCAGGTGAGGAAGATGGTGCTCTTGAAGTAA
- a CDS encoding TetR/AcrR family transcriptional regulator, whose protein sequence is MPGKPREERIADAVSAAEDLFLERGYDTVTLKDIAKRAGFSPAAMYYYFPSKEGILAAVCVRLYEPIELFMAVADEKDDPLEALHSFLTDYFLFCAKHPQVIGLFLRDRVYALQDRPRQARLFAGQARLFKWIYGLLSVAEDEGLLARHHKAAKAMTLLYAIEGMVPFMSLSKPWRVKKEVARLEKALLQA, encoded by the coding sequence ATGCCGGGGAAACCGAGAGAGGAGAGAATTGCGGACGCGGTGAGCGCGGCGGAGGATCTGTTTTTGGAGCGCGGCTATGACACAGTCACACTGAAGGATATTGCCAAGCGGGCGGGATTCAGTCCGGCGGCGATGTATTACTATTTCCCCAGCAAGGAGGGCATTCTGGCGGCGGTGTGCGTGCGACTCTATGAGCCCATCGAGCTGTTTATGGCCGTGGCCGACGAAAAGGACGATCCGCTGGAGGCGTTGCACTCTTTCCTGACGGATTACTTCCTGTTCTGTGCAAAGCACCCGCAGGTGATCGGACTTTTTCTGCGCGACCGGGTGTATGCGCTGCAAGATCGACCGCGGCAGGCGCGTCTGTTCGCGGGTCAGGCGAGACTCTTCAAATGGATCTACGGATTGCTCTCCGTGGCCGAAGATGAAGGATTGTTGGCAAGACACCATAAGGCGGCCAAGGCCATGACGCTGCTGTATGCCATTGAAGGGATGGTCCCCTTTATGAGCCTTTCCAAGCCGTGGCGAGTGAAAAAAGAGGTGGCGAGATTGGAGAAGGCACTGCTGCAGGCGTGA
- a CDS encoding LAGLIDADG family homing endonuclease yields MKYDRRHTRQSADAFEGIKFVPWTSRLSGPDGKMLFEARDIYAPDFWSQMAVDILAQKYLRKAGVPAATKPVEEEGVPLWLQRNEPDWDVLNKLPEESRLGGERDARQVFRRLAGCWTYWGWKHGYFDDEQDARAFFDELRFMLATQMAAPNSPQWFNTGLHWAYGIEGPAQGHYYVDPETKEVVQSSSAYVRPQPHACFIQAVSDDLVADGGIMDLWVREARLFKYGSGTGTNFSRVRGEHEHLSGGGVSSGLMSFLKIGDRAAGAIKSGGTTRRAAKMVCLDIDHPDVEEFINWKVMEEQKVASLVAGSRICERNLNAILKAISLSTLDEPERFDPKANDELRQAMSHARHDAVPEAYVQRVLQLAKQGISSLRFDTYDTDWNNKAYQTVSGQNSNNSIRVPNTFMTAVEKDDNWSLRARVDGRVTKTMHARDLWNQIAEDVWACADPGIQFDTTINEWNTCPNDGRINASNPCVTADTWIPTHRGLEQIGELVGEARGVKSSDGELHWVEKIFPTGTQPVYELKTRAGYRLKLTANHQVFTENRGDVPACELTKDDIVRLVPGVFGSEGMESESAAQLAGLLIGDGCITKLNEYAAAGERREVAFLTMSKDEQAVVEWATETINHLRPEFGEHNKPGRTVETATTLRAHVGSPRILAMFKHVAVLDEGSINKALKAAAFRLPKAHQAALLRGLFTADGTVANYGEKSQYVALDSCSLTLLQHVQLMLLSFGIKSKLYEDRRAGALTALMPDGAGGRKEYSVVQMHSLRISRSSRRIFEREIGFMPGTQKAEALAVLNRDVNTYAEPLVDQIESLAYRGDEPVFDLTEPATEHFVANGLAVHNCSEYMFLDDTACNLASLNLMKFTDTRTRQFDHETFRHAVRVWTTVLDISVQMAQFPSKEIAQRSWEYRTLGLGYANLGTMCMVLGMPYDSKESRAWCAAISAIMTGEVYRTSAEMAGHLGTFPGYVRNRDEMLRVIRNHRRAAYNGTLDRYEGLTIIPQGLIPDRCPQDLVKAARASWDEALELGTQNGYRNAQSTVIAPTGTIGLLMDCDTTGIEPDFALVKYKKLAGGGYFRIINSSVPLALEGLGYREDQIRQITQYVRGTGILDGAPYVNRETLHQKGMPDESLQKIEEALLGAFDITFAVTPWTVGEDVVSKQLKITDEALKAAKGDLLTALGFTRKQIRAANDHICGRMTIEGAPHVKPEHLPIFDCANTCGPYGKRFISPQAHLEMMAAAQPFISGAISKTINLPVSATIDDIKEAYWRGWKLMLKAVALYRDQSKLSQPLNVVADDIHPAAEEEPEMHIVKQIVERVVYQAQRRKLPDRRSGYTQKARIGGHKVYLRTGEYEDNTLGEIFLDMHKEGAAFRSLMNCFAIAVSLGLQHGVPLEEYVDAFVFTRFEPNGMVTGNEQIKVATSVIDYIFRELAISYLGRTDLAHLDQHAEDMRSDSVVSDDAEEEVAHLPEVHDVVEEKPAQLEIPVPESKPKKLVKEEPHVITHPRSSHMKIAVSNGNGHSHAQHHHGDLITEARMKGYEGDPCPECGQFTMVRNGTCLKCVTCGGTSGCS; encoded by the coding sequence TTGAAATACGACCGTCGCCATACCCGCCAAAGCGCCGATGCTTTTGAGGGGATTAAGTTTGTGCCGTGGACTTCCCGGCTCTCTGGCCCAGACGGTAAAATGTTGTTCGAGGCCCGCGATATCTACGCCCCCGACTTCTGGTCGCAAATGGCGGTGGATATCCTTGCCCAGAAATACCTGCGTAAAGCCGGCGTTCCCGCCGCTACCAAACCCGTTGAAGAAGAAGGAGTTCCCCTCTGGCTCCAGCGCAATGAGCCCGACTGGGACGTGCTGAATAAACTGCCTGAAGAAAGCCGCCTCGGGGGCGAACGCGATGCCCGCCAGGTCTTCCGCCGCTTGGCCGGCTGCTGGACCTACTGGGGCTGGAAACACGGCTATTTTGACGACGAGCAGGATGCCCGCGCCTTCTTCGATGAACTCCGCTTTATGCTCGCGACCCAAATGGCCGCTCCCAATAGCCCCCAGTGGTTCAATACCGGACTGCACTGGGCCTACGGAATCGAAGGCCCGGCACAGGGTCACTATTATGTAGACCCGGAAACCAAGGAGGTCGTCCAGTCTTCTTCGGCCTACGTCCGTCCGCAGCCCCATGCCTGTTTCATTCAGGCGGTCAGCGATGACCTCGTGGCCGATGGAGGCATCATGGACCTCTGGGTGCGCGAGGCCCGTCTGTTCAAGTATGGCTCCGGCACCGGCACCAACTTCTCCAGGGTCCGTGGCGAGCACGAACACCTCTCCGGCGGCGGCGTCAGTTCGGGCCTGATGAGCTTCCTCAAGATCGGCGACCGCGCCGCAGGAGCCATCAAGTCCGGTGGCACCACGCGCCGCGCCGCCAAAATGGTCTGTCTTGACATCGACCATCCGGATGTGGAGGAGTTCATCAATTGGAAGGTGATGGAAGAGCAGAAGGTCGCCAGCCTCGTCGCCGGTTCCCGGATCTGCGAGCGCAACCTGAACGCGATTCTCAAGGCCATATCCCTGTCCACTCTGGACGAGCCCGAGCGCTTCGATCCCAAGGCCAATGACGAGCTCCGTCAGGCCATGTCCCATGCCCGTCACGATGCCGTTCCCGAAGCCTACGTTCAGCGCGTACTGCAACTGGCCAAACAGGGCATCAGCAGCCTGCGCTTCGACACCTACGACACCGACTGGAACAACAAAGCTTACCAGACCGTCTCCGGGCAGAATTCCAACAACTCCATCCGCGTTCCCAACACATTTATGACGGCAGTGGAAAAGGATGACAACTGGTCGCTGCGCGCCCGCGTCGATGGCCGTGTCACCAAGACCATGCACGCCCGCGACCTGTGGAATCAGATTGCCGAAGATGTCTGGGCCTGCGCCGATCCGGGAATCCAGTTCGACACCACCATCAATGAGTGGAACACCTGCCCCAATGATGGCCGGATCAACGCCTCCAATCCCTGCGTCACGGCAGACACGTGGATTCCCACTCATCGCGGACTCGAACAAATTGGCGAGTTAGTTGGCGAGGCACGCGGCGTGAAGAGTTCGGATGGCGAGCTGCACTGGGTGGAGAAGATTTTTCCCACCGGCACCCAGCCGGTCTATGAACTGAAAACCCGGGCCGGTTACCGGTTGAAGTTGACCGCCAACCATCAGGTCTTCACCGAAAACCGCGGCGATGTCCCCGCCTGCGAACTCACCAAGGATGATATCGTCCGTCTCGTCCCCGGTGTCTTCGGCAGCGAAGGCATGGAATCGGAGAGCGCGGCCCAACTGGCCGGGCTGCTCATCGGCGACGGCTGCATCACAAAGCTTAACGAGTACGCTGCGGCGGGCGAGCGGCGCGAAGTCGCTTTCCTGACCATGAGCAAGGATGAGCAGGCCGTGGTAGAGTGGGCCACCGAGACCATCAACCACCTGCGCCCGGAATTCGGCGAACACAATAAGCCGGGACGTACGGTCGAGACCGCAACCACTCTCCGTGCCCACGTCGGAAGCCCACGCATCCTCGCGATGTTCAAGCACGTTGCGGTTCTGGATGAGGGCAGCATCAACAAAGCCCTGAAGGCAGCCGCCTTCCGCCTTCCCAAGGCTCATCAGGCCGCCTTGCTTCGTGGTCTGTTCACCGCAGATGGCACCGTCGCGAACTACGGTGAGAAGTCTCAATATGTGGCTCTGGATTCTTGTTCGCTGACGCTCTTGCAGCATGTGCAATTAATGCTGTTGAGCTTCGGCATCAAGTCCAAGCTCTACGAAGACCGCCGTGCCGGTGCGCTCACGGCATTAATGCCGGACGGCGCCGGTGGCCGCAAAGAATATTCGGTAGTGCAGATGCATAGCCTGCGCATCAGCCGCAGCTCGCGTCGGATATTCGAACGCGAAATCGGGTTTATGCCCGGTACACAAAAGGCGGAAGCTCTTGCGGTTCTGAATCGCGACGTCAATACGTATGCCGAGCCGCTCGTGGACCAGATCGAGTCTCTGGCTTATCGTGGCGACGAACCGGTCTTTGATCTCACCGAACCTGCCACGGAACATTTTGTCGCCAACGGCTTGGCCGTTCATAATTGCTCCGAGTACATGTTCCTTGACGATACCGCCTGCAATCTGGCCAGCCTGAACCTGATGAAGTTCACCGACACCCGGACGCGGCAGTTCGATCATGAGACCTTCCGCCATGCCGTGCGCGTCTGGACCACCGTGCTGGATATTTCCGTACAGATGGCGCAGTTCCCTTCCAAGGAAATCGCCCAGCGTTCGTGGGAATACCGCACACTGGGTTTAGGCTACGCCAACCTCGGCACCATGTGCATGGTGCTGGGTATGCCCTATGACAGCAAGGAATCCCGCGCCTGGTGCGCCGCCATCAGCGCCATCATGACCGGCGAAGTCTACCGCACCTCGGCGGAGATGGCCGGCCACCTCGGAACCTTCCCCGGCTATGTCCGCAACCGCGACGAAATGCTGCGGGTCATCCGCAACCATCGCCGCGCCGCGTATAACGGCACCCTCGACCGCTATGAAGGCTTGACCATCATTCCGCAGGGCCTGATTCCCGACCGCTGCCCGCAGGATCTGGTCAAAGCCGCGCGCGCATCCTGGGATGAGGCTCTGGAACTCGGCACACAGAACGGTTACCGCAACGCGCAGTCCACTGTCATTGCTCCCACCGGGACCATCGGCCTGCTGATGGATTGCGACACCACCGGCATCGAGCCCGATTTCGCTCTGGTCAAGTATAAGAAACTCGCCGGTGGCGGCTACTTCCGCATCATCAACAGCTCCGTGCCGCTCGCGCTCGAAGGTCTTGGCTACCGCGAAGACCAGATTCGCCAGATTACCCAGTATGTCCGCGGCACCGGAATCCTCGATGGCGCGCCCTATGTCAATCGCGAGACCCTCCACCAGAAGGGCATGCCCGACGAGTCCCTGCAGAAGATCGAGGAAGCCCTCCTCGGCGCGTTCGACATCACCTTTGCCGTCACTCCCTGGACCGTGGGCGAAGACGTCGTCAGCAAACAGCTCAAAATCACCGATGAGGCCCTCAAAGCCGCCAAGGGAGATCTCCTCACCGCGCTGGGCTTCACCCGCAAGCAGATCCGCGCAGCCAATGATCACATCTGCGGACGCATGACCATCGAAGGCGCGCCCCATGTGAAGCCTGAGCATCTGCCGATCTTCGACTGTGCCAACACCTGCGGACCCTACGGCAAGCGTTTCATCTCTCCGCAGGCGCATCTCGAAATGATGGCCGCCGCGCAGCCCTTCATCAGCGGCGCAATTTCCAAGACCATCAACCTTCCCGTCAGCGCCACCATCGACGACATCAAGGAGGCCTACTGGCGCGGCTGGAAGCTGATGCTCAAAGCCGTCGCGCTCTACCGCGATCAGTCCAAGCTCTCCCAGCCGCTGAACGTAGTCGCCGATGACATTCATCCCGCCGCCGAAGAAGAGCCCGAGATGCACATCGTCAAGCAGATTGTGGAACGTGTCGTCTATCAGGCGCAGCGCCGCAAACTGCCGGACCGCCGCTCGGGTTACACCCAAAAGGCGCGCATCGGCGGGCACAAGGTCTATCTGCGCACGGGTGAATATGAGGACAACACCCTCGGCGAAATCTTCCTCGATATGCACAAGGAAGGCGCCGCCTTCCGCAGCCTGATGAATTGCTTTGCCATCGCCGTCAGCCTCGGCCTGCAGCATGGTGTGCCGCTCGAAGAATACGTGGACGCCTTCGTCTTCACGCGCTTCGAGCCCAACGGCATGGTGACGGGCAACGAGCAGATCAAAGTCGCGACGTCGGTGATCGACTACATCTTCCGCGAACTGGCGATCTCCTATCTGGGCCGCACCGATCTGGCGCACCTTGACCAGCACGCCGAAGACATGCGCAGCGATTCGGTCGTCAGCGATGATGCGGAGGAGGAGGTCGCTCATCTGCCCGAAGTACACGACGTCGTCGAAGAGAAGCCCGCTCAGCTTGAAATCCCGGTCCCCGAATCCAAGCCGAAGAAGCTGGTCAAGGAAGAGCCGCACGTTATCACGCACCCGCGCAGTTCGCACATGAAGATCGCGGTCTCCAATGGCAACGGTCACAGCCACGCCCAGCACCACCACGGCGACCTGATCACCGAAGCCCGCATGAAGGGCTACGAAGGCGACCCCTGCCCCGAGTGCGGCCAGTTCACCATGGTCCGCAACGGCACCTGCTTAAAATGCGTCACCTGCGGCGGCACCAGCGGTTGCAGTTGA
- the rpsR gene encoding 30S ribosomal protein S18 — MALRLRPGAQRKPSYLEEHRIDFIDYKDTKVLQRFLSPQGKILPRRLTRLTNIQQHALTRAVKRARHLAMLPFTSDAEAY, encoded by the coding sequence ATGGCTTTGCGACTTCGTCCCGGCGCGCAGCGGAAACCTTCCTATCTGGAAGAGCACCGCATTGACTTTATCGATTACAAAGACACCAAGGTGCTGCAGCGGTTCCTCTCGCCGCAGGGCAAGATTCTGCCCCGTCGCCTGACGCGCCTCACTAACATTCAGCAGCATGCGCTCACCCGGGCGGTCAAGCGGGCACGGCACCTGGCCATGCTCCCCTTCACCTCGGACGCCGAAGCCTACTAA
- the rpmB gene encoding 50S ribosomal protein L28 gives MSRVCPVTGRGRHKANTVSHANNRHRKWQMPNLRMKKIYDEQTGTWVVVRVSARGLKTITKKGLMQALYGLD, from the coding sequence ATGTCGCGAGTATGTCCCGTCACTGGCCGCGGCCGGCACAAGGCCAACACGGTCAGCCACGCCAACAACCGTCACCGCAAATGGCAGATGCCGAATTTGCGCATGAAGAAGATTTACGATGAGCAGACCGGAACCTGGGTCGTTGTCCGTGTCAGCGCCCGTGGTTTGAAAACCATCACCAAGAAGGGCCTGATGCAGGCTCTGTACGGCCTCGACTAA
- the rpmG gene encoding 50S ribosomal protein L33 has protein sequence MASKKKEGRVIIHLECTEAKAAGASPSRYTTMKNRHNDPERMELMKYNRFMRKYTLHREVR, from the coding sequence ATGGCATCGAAGAAGAAAGAAGGACGGGTGATTATCCACCTCGAGTGCACCGAAGCCAAGGCTGCCGGTGCGTCTCCGTCCCGCTATACCACGATGAAGAACCGCCACAACGACCCCGAGCGGATGGAACTGATGAAGTACAACCGCTTCATGCGGAAGTACACGCTGCACCGCGAAGTGCGATAG